The DNA window TCTTGGGAAATAATCTACATACAGCAATGATTTATATTCACCATTTTCCTTTACTTCATAAGTTTTTACATCTTCATGATATTTCGGAATATCATTTCTTTCTTCAAAAGTTAACCCAAATAATTGTTTGGCTAATCCAAATACGGCATCCTGAACCTGGTTCAATGGAAAGTAAGGTTTTAATTCCTCATCATTAAGATCAAACTTTTCTTTACGGAGTTTCTCTGCATAGAAAGAATGATCATAGGCCTGCATTTCCTCAATACCATCAGCTTTTGCTAAAGCTTTTAATTCTTCAATTTCCTTATTTGCAAAAGGTTTTGCTTTTGTTAAAAGCTCATTTAAGAAATCAAGGACTTTAGTGGGAGACTTCGCCATCCTTTCTTCCAGAACGAAGTCAGCATAATTTTTATAGCCAATCAGTTCTGCTTTTTGCTGTTTTAATTTGAGGATTTCTTTAATGAGGTTTTGATTATCAAACTCACCACCATCAAAAGACTTTTTACCATTTGCTAAAGCCAGCTCTTTTCTTAATTCACGGTTTTCAGCGTAAGTCATAAATGGCACATAACTCGGATATTGTAATGTCAGTACCCAGCCTTCTAAATTTCTTTCCTTAGCCTCTTCAGCGTACTGTTCCATAATAGCATCAGGAATTCCAGCCAGATCTTCTTTATAAGTGATATGTTTAAAATAAGCATTAGTGGAAGCCAATACATTTTGTCCGAATTTCAAGGATTTCAAAGATAAATCCATGTTGATATTCTTTAATTTTTCTTTGTCTTCGTCGTTCAGTAAAGCGCCACTTCTTACAAAGCCTTTATAAGTTTCCTCTAAAAGCATTTCTTGCTCTTCGTTGAGGTTGTATTTTGCCTTCTCTTCGTATACCTTTTTGATCTTATTAAATAAAGGTTCGTTTTGAGAGATTTTTGAAGAATATTCACTTAGGATAGGAGAAACCTCTTCAGCGATTTGTTGCAATGCATCACTTGTTTCTGCAGAATTTACATTAAAAAAAATATTGGAAAGGATATCTAATTTTTCACCTGAATAGGCCAAAGCTTCAATAACGTTCTGAAATGTAGGTGCTTCAGAATTGTCAACGATCGTATTAATTTCTTCTTCAGAGCGCTGAATTAATTCTTTAAAAGCAGGAAGATAATCTTCATTTTTAATGCGGTCAAATGGTGCGGTATGATAAGGTGTATTGAAATTTTCTGTTAAAATATTCATTTTTCTATTTTTTATTGATGTAAATTTAATTTCTATGAAAATTTGTAAAACTTGAATTCCTCAAAAATAATGCCTTAATGATCGGTTGTGACAAAAAATAGCTTATTATAATAATCTTGTCATAGGAAAAGAAGTGTTGCTGTTGGAATATGTAATTTTGACTTAACATTAAAATATAAAAACTATGAAAACAATTTTGAAAATTTTAGGGATACTTATTGTACTTGTTATTTTGTACGCAGTATTTGCTATGCTGGCTTTCAGTAAAGATTATCACTTTGAAAGATCTGTTGTTATTAATGCGCCGAAAGAAAAAGTTTGGCAATTTGCAGGATCTACAAAAGCTTTCAACTCATGGAATCCTTTTATAAAGCCGGATAAAAACATTATGATCACCTACTCCGGAACAAGTGGTGAAGTAGGAGACTCTTACAGCTGGAAAGGAAATAAAGATGTGGGTGAAGGCCAGCAAACTGTTACAGCAGTAGTACCGAATGAAAAAATAACCAGTAAGCTTCATTTTATAAAACCTTTTGAAGGTGAGGCAACAGCTAATTTTATCCTAACTCCGGAAGGTAATGGAACAAAAGTAACCTGGACTATGGATAATGAGCTCAATACCATGATGAAGATAATGAAACCAATGATGGAGAGCCAGATGGGAAAAACCTTTGATCAGGGATTGGGAGACCTTAAAAAACTAGCGGAGCAATAATACAAAGCTCATTTCCTTGCATCTTGTCTTCCCTTGAAATAAAAATTAATTTTTAAATGAGGTTTTAAATTTTTTGAATGACAAATATATTGTTTAAAAAAAATATTATCTTTATGTAAAGATTAGATTTATGGAGAAGATCGTATTTGAGAAAAGTGACATAAGAAATTATGTTAAAAACGTGATCGCCGAAAAGATTGAGAAATTAAAGAACTTTATAGAATTTACTTTAGACGCGAGTCGCGATATTAAAAAGACACCAAAATATGACAGCATGAGGGAGGAAATGCAGGAGGAAATTTATCAGATGCAAAAACAGCTTGCCGCACTTAATGATTTGCAGAGAAATATGTCAAAGGTGTTGAATAATACTACTGAAAGAGTGCAGCTAGGTTCTTTAGTGATTACCAATAAGGCAAGATTTTATATTTCTGTTTCATTAGGTGAATTCTTCTTTGAAGGTGACAGGTTTTATGCCATTTCACCCGAAAGTCCAATGGCAAAGAAGATGATGGGTATGAAATCTGGTGATGCCTTTACGTTAAATAATATTCATCAGGAAGTTGTTGAGGTTTTATAATTTTTTATGATTTAGAATTATATTTCAACTTTTTTCAATTCAAAATACAGCAAAACTCCAAATTATTTTTGGAGTTTTATTTTTTAAAACCCAGATATAAATAAATTACATGTTGTAATTTTGTACCTATGAATAAGACAGAAATTCTAAAAGAAATAATAGAGCAAAGAAGAAGTGTTTTCCCTAAAGATTACACAGAAACAGAGATCTCTCAGGAAATTATTGATGAGATTTTAAACTCAGCTACATTTGCACCGAACCATAAACGTACAAAACCTTGGCGTTTTAAAATCTTTAAAGGTGATGAAAAAGCTCAACTGGCTTCAGAAATGCAGAATATTTATAAAGCAACACAGTCTGAGCAAACATTCTTACAAAAGAAATATGATGATATAGGTTTTAAAATAAATAAAGCCAATGCAGTCGTTTCCATTGTCGTAAACTTTAGTGGAATGCTTCCGGAATGGGAAGAGATTGCTGCAGTTTCAATGGCGGTACAAAATATGTACCTTACCAGCACAGCCAATGGAGTAGGCTGCTACTGGAGCTCCCCGGTAATTGTTAACCACCTGAAAGATTCTTTAACCATCGCAGAGAACCAGAAATGTCTTGGGCTTTTCTATATGGGAAGACTTGATTAACATGAAAATTTTTATTGATACCTAAGAAATTTTATTTATCTTTGCACACTTAAATATTTAACTGGGACGAGTTCCCTTAAAATTCAAACATTATGTCAGTAAAAATCAGATTACAAAGACACGGTAAAAAAGGAAAACCTTTTTTCCACATCGTGGTTGCAGATGCTAGAGCTAGAAGAGACGGTAGATTCATCGAAAAACTAGGTACTTACAACCCAATTACTAACCCTGCTACTATCGATTTGAACGTTGATGCTGCTGTAAAGTGGTTAAACAACGGTGCTCAACCAACTGATACAGCAAGAGCTATCCTTTCTTATAAAGGTGCACTTTACAAAAAACACTTACAAGGTGGTGTTGCTAAAGGAGCTTTTGATGAGGCTGAAGCTGAAAAAAGATTTGCTGCTTGGGTAGATTCTAAAGAACAAAAAGTACAAGGAAAAGTAGAAGGTTTATCTAAAGCTCAGGCTGATGCTAAAAAAGCTGCTTTAGAAGCTGAAGCTAAAGTAAATGAAGCTAGAGTAGCTGCTGCTGCAAAAGCTGAAGCTGATGCAAAAGCTGCTGAAGAAGCTGCTAACGCACCAGTTGCTGAAGAAGTTGCTGCTGAAGAAACAACAGAAGGAGAAGCTCCTGCTGCTGAAACTGAAGAAAACACTGAAGCTTAAGAAACAACCTGTATGCGTAAAGAAGATTGCTACTTTTTAGGTAAAATCACACGCAGACATGGCCTTGCGGGTAATGTTATCCTTAAATTGGATACCGATCAACCCGAACTTTACAATAAACTGGAATCAATATTCGTTGAAATCAACGGATTATTGGTTCCTTTTTTTATTGAAAAATCATCATGGAGTAAATTAGATGCTCTGAATATTGCATTTAAAAACTCTTCAGAGGCATTAGTAGACCAATCATTGGGAAAAAGTGTGTATTTGCCGCTTGCTACTTTGCCGAAACTCTCCGGAAAACAATTTTATTACCACGAGGTAGTAGGATTTAATATTCTTGATGCAAATGACAATGACTGCGGCGTTATAAGATCTATAAATGATCAGACTGCTCAGAATTATTTTGTAACCAATCTCGATGGAA is part of the Chryseobacterium paludis genome and encodes:
- a CDS encoding nitroreductase family protein produces the protein MNKTEILKEIIEQRRSVFPKDYTETEISQEIIDEILNSATFAPNHKRTKPWRFKIFKGDEKAQLASEMQNIYKATQSEQTFLQKKYDDIGFKINKANAVVSIVVNFSGMLPEWEEIAAVSMAVQNMYLTSTANGVGCYWSSPVIVNHLKDSLTIAENQKCLGLFYMGRLD
- a CDS encoding M3 family metallopeptidase, which translates into the protein MNILTENFNTPYHTAPFDRIKNEDYLPAFKELIQRSEEEINTIVDNSEAPTFQNVIEALAYSGEKLDILSNIFFNVNSAETSDALQQIAEEVSPILSEYSSKISQNEPLFNKIKKVYEEKAKYNLNEEQEMLLEETYKGFVRSGALLNDEDKEKLKNINMDLSLKSLKFGQNVLASTNAYFKHITYKEDLAGIPDAIMEQYAEEAKERNLEGWVLTLQYPSYVPFMTYAENRELRKELALANGKKSFDGGEFDNQNLIKEILKLKQQKAELIGYKNYADFVLEERMAKSPTKVLDFLNELLTKAKPFANKEIEELKALAKADGIEEMQAYDHSFYAEKLRKEKFDLNDEELKPYFPLNQVQDAVFGLAKQLFGLTFEERNDIPKYHEDVKTYEVKENGEYKSLLYVDYFPRKGKRAGAWMTSYKNQYKKDGENSRPHISIVCNFSKPTKDTPSLLTFQEVTTLFHEFGHALHGMLANTQYPGLSGTSVKWDFVELPSQFLENFCYEPEFLKTFAKHYKTGEVLPDEKIEKIEQSKNFMEGYQTMRQLGFGILDMMYHTNVGELESESVKAFEDEYTKATQLYPSNNETAMSPSFSHIFQGGYSAGYYSYKWAEVLDADAFQYFKENGIFNPEIAAKYKILLSSGGTKDPMELYKSFRGSEPKVESLLKRAFG
- the rimM gene encoding ribosome maturation factor RimM (Essential for efficient processing of 16S rRNA), with the translated sequence MRKEDCYFLGKITRRHGLAGNVILKLDTDQPELYNKLESIFVEINGLLVPFFIEKSSWSKLDALNIAFKNSSEALVDQSLGKSVYLPLATLPKLSGKQFYYHEVVGFNILDANDNDCGVIRSINDQTAQNYFVTNLDGKEVVIPIIKDWIFEVNREERFIKMQLPEGLIDVFLVPSKKDE
- a CDS encoding SRPBCC family protein, coding for MKTILKILGILIVLVILYAVFAMLAFSKDYHFERSVVINAPKEKVWQFAGSTKAFNSWNPFIKPDKNIMITYSGTSGEVGDSYSWKGNKDVGEGQQTVTAVVPNEKITSKLHFIKPFEGEATANFILTPEGNGTKVTWTMDNELNTMMKIMKPMMESQMGKTFDQGLGDLKKLAEQ
- a CDS encoding 30S ribosomal protein S16: MSVKIRLQRHGKKGKPFFHIVVADARARRDGRFIEKLGTYNPITNPATIDLNVDAAVKWLNNGAQPTDTARAILSYKGALYKKHLQGGVAKGAFDEAEAEKRFAAWVDSKEQKVQGKVEGLSKAQADAKKAALEAEAKVNEARVAAAAKAEADAKAAEEAANAPVAEEVAAEETTEGEAPAAETEENTEA